From Dehalococcoidia bacterium, a single genomic window includes:
- a CDS encoding cohesin domain-containing protein has translation MKKGCLLVAIFIATLLFPVATLAQPMANVFHGSVSAGGSGLPDGSSVTAWIDGTKVAETQTTDSLYSLTVAGSYIGKTVTFKVGKYKAEQTALWKRGETTTLDLSINAWPYQCDFYGLVTVDGNRVPDGTEVSAWIDSARVQSTTTTNSLYRLVVPGNYTDKIVAFKVGIDYATQVVDWERGGELETNLTVSLGPQVCGFYGSVKLDGEDVPDGTQVSAWIDSAKVQFSTTTGSRYGLNIPGNYSGKTVSFQVNGQRAAQSTIWVRGDNKQLALTAITTQTPIVTLELSAPEIRPGKEFTITVMVDPKGHGISGGEIDLFAIDTSVMEILIDKVAPGNLLGTDAIEGTKEKVLSEEGDNLRYALARKGTTPVPTSANTLATITLRVKGDAKAGKYAIPNAISLADESFNNLDFAPPIVSISVIPGLPGDIDGDNSVGLKDLTILASAYGTKDGDEGYRNECDLNGDKEIGIADLSILAGGWGKGSEA, from the coding sequence ATGAAGAAGGGATGTTTACTCGTAGCGATCTTCATCGCTACATTACTGTTTCCAGTCGCCACTCTGGCTCAACCCATGGCCAACGTATTCCATGGATCAGTCAGTGCAGGAGGCTCCGGATTGCCGGATGGTTCATCCGTTACCGCATGGATCGATGGAACCAAAGTAGCGGAAACCCAAACCACAGACTCGCTGTATTCTCTAACCGTCGCCGGCAGTTACATCGGAAAGACAGTTACCTTCAAAGTGGGTAAATACAAAGCGGAGCAAACTGCCCTCTGGAAACGAGGGGAAACTACCACACTGGACTTGAGTATCAATGCCTGGCCTTATCAGTGCGACTTCTATGGCCTGGTGACTGTAGATGGAAATCGTGTACCGGACGGCACCGAGGTATCGGCCTGGATCGATTCCGCCAGGGTGCAATCGACCACCACCACCAATTCCCTCTATCGGCTGGTCGTGCCGGGAAACTACACCGATAAGATCGTCGCTTTCAAGGTGGGAATCGACTACGCTACACAGGTGGTGGATTGGGAAAGGGGAGGAGAGCTTGAGACAAATCTAACCGTCAGCCTCGGCCCTCAGGTGTGCGGCTTCTACGGATCGGTGAAGCTTGACGGCGAGGATGTACCCGACGGCACCCAGGTATCGGCCTGGATAGACTCCGCTAAGGTACAGTTTTCTACCACTACCGGATCTCGATACGGACTCAATATCCCCGGGAATTATAGCGGCAAGACGGTTTCGTTTCAGGTCAATGGCCAACGCGCAGCCCAAAGCACCATCTGGGTCAGGGGCGATAACAAGCAACTGGCCCTGACAGCCATCACCACACAGACTCCCATAGTCACCCTTGAACTTTCCGCCCCGGAGATTCGCCCGGGCAAGGAATTCACCATCACTGTGATGGTCGACCCCAAAGGCCATGGCATCAGCGGCGGTGAAATCGATCTCTTCGCCATTGACACTTCAGTGATGGAGATACTGATAGATAAGGTGGCACCGGGGAATCTTCTTGGAACTGACGCCATCGAGGGCACCAAGGAAAAAGTCCTTTCCGAAGAAGGGGATAATCTGAGATATGCGCTGGCTCGTAAGGGAACAACCCCTGTGCCCACCAGCGCCAACACCCTGGCTACCATTACGCTCCGCGTCAAAGGCGACGCCAAAGCGGGAAAATACGCCATACCCAATGCCATTTCTCTGGCTGACGAGAGCTTCAACAATCTGGATTTCGCGCCCCCGATCGTTTCTATCTCCGTCATTCCCGGCCTTCCCGGAGACATCGATGGGGATAATAGCGTGGGATTGAAAGACCTGACCATTCTGGCCTCGGCCTATGGGACAAAGGATGGAGACGAAGGCTACCGCAACGAGTGTGACTTGAATGGCGATAAGGAGATCGGGATTGCCGACCTCTCCATTCTCGCCGGTGGCTGGGGCAAGGGGAGCGAAGCGTGA
- a CDS encoding cohesin domain-containing protein produces MILDRKAAKIVLSTMAVCLTVLAVFLAITGKDITTSTATAQEPGIITPAVTSNPVSPIRTTPAPQKTTPAASPTPSPAEKPLDAPSPQLPSLDIYVSPSSQKASPGQEISVSVTAKAVNCGISGSEISVKFDPAVLQVAELNVDDALGSNTIIAVKETGNQSGILRCALARRGTTQISASEEILARIKFRIADWAKTGSYNLTLTEVKLTNEKDPPQTMTGVEIHNGSIEIVP; encoded by the coding sequence GTGATACTGGATAGGAAAGCGGCAAAGATTGTTCTATCAACGATGGCGGTTTGCCTTACCGTGCTTGCCGTTTTCCTCGCCATCACCGGCAAGGACATTACCACCTCCACAGCTACCGCTCAAGAGCCGGGGATAATCACACCCGCGGTAACTTCAAATCCGGTTTCTCCCATCCGAACCACACCAGCACCCCAGAAGACAACTCCTGCGGCAAGTCCCACACCAAGCCCCGCAGAGAAGCCACTTGATGCGCCATCGCCACAGCTCCCATCGCTGGATATCTACGTCAGCCCATCTTCCCAGAAAGCTTCTCCGGGACAGGAGATCAGTGTCAGCGTGACAGCGAAGGCAGTGAACTGCGGGATCAGTGGAAGCGAAATCAGCGTGAAATTCGACCCCGCTGTCCTACAGGTAGCTGAATTGAATGTAGATGATGCGCTGGGATCCAATACCATCATTGCCGTGAAAGAGACGGGCAACCAGTCAGGGATTCTGCGATGTGCCCTGGCTCGAAGGGGGACCACTCAAATCAGTGCATCTGAGGAAATTCTGGCGCGAATCAAGTTCAGGATCGCTGATTGGGCCAAGACAGGTTCATATAATCTGACGTTGACGGAGGTCAAGCTGACCAACGAGAAAGACCCGCCGCAAACCATGACCGGGGTGGAGATTCATAACGGATCAATAGAGATAGTGCCGTAA